The following are encoded together in the Zingiber officinale cultivar Zhangliang chromosome 8A, Zo_v1.1, whole genome shotgun sequence genome:
- the LOC122010448 gene encoding glutamate receptor 3.4-like gives MCSSCLFALWFCATAMGAAMAATGNSRNSSNRPSEISIGALFTFNSYIGRAARLAIELAVDDVNRNPSVLAGTRLKLQAQDTNCSGFLGTIEALQLLEKKVVSIIGPQSSGIAHVISHAVNELHVPLLTFAATDPTLSSLQYPYLIRTTQSDYFQMKGIANLISNYGWREVIAIFVDDDYGRGGITALDDALATKSSKISYKAAFPPHADANMINDLLVKVNLMESRIYVVHVNPESGLRVFSLAKSLGMMASGYVWIASDWLASVLDSTYPPNSDTMNLIQGVIVLRQHTADSDLKTTFMTRWSQMVRSGNASSSLNTYSLYAYDSVWLLAHAIDQFLEDGETVSFSDDPRLHDANGSSLHLTSLEYFDGGEQLLTKLQLTNFTGVTGQVQFDPEGNLIHPAYEILNIGGTGLRTLGFWSNYSGLSVVAPEVLYRKSPNISTSNQRLYNAIWPGETTIKPRGWVFPNNGKQILIGVPYRTSYKEFVSKDSNPDGVKGYCIDVFKAAINLLPYPVPYSFILFGDGIKNPSYNDLIEKVYENYFDAAVGDISIVTSRTRIVDFTQPYIESGLVIVAPVKERSSSPWSFLKPFSVQMWCVTGAFFLFVGTVIWILEHRSNTEFRGSPRQQLVTIFWFSFSTMFFAHRENTVSTLGRFVLIIWFFVVLIINSSYTASLTSILTVQQLSSGIQGLDSLISSSDPIGYQVGSFAKNYMMQELNIAESRLVSLNNPEAYARALELGPKNGGVAAIVDELPYIELFLSTNCNYKTVGQEFTKSGWGFAFPRDSQLAIDLSTAILTLSENGDLQRIHDKWLQRTGCSSLDSEVDADRLSLGSFWGLFLICGVACLVALIVFFMRIFCQYSRYSSSQDEDAILEPERSLKRPRRLTSIKDLISFVDKKEEEVKNAIKRKLSDKQRRSSDISDGQSLSPT, from the exons ATGTGTTCGAGTTGTCTCTTTGCTTTATGGTTTTGTGCCACTGCTATGGGCGCCGCCATGGCTGCAACCGGCAACAGCAGAAATTCAAGCAACAGGCCGAGCGAGATCAGTATAGGCGCTCTCTTCACCTTTAATTCCTACATCGGGAGGGCCGCGAGACTGGCGATTGAGCTCGCCGTGGACGATGTGAACAGGAACCCGAGCGTTCTCGCTGGGACGAGGCTCAAGTTGCAGGCGCAGGACACTAATTGCAGTGGGTTTCTGGGAACTATCGAGG CATTGCAGCTATTGGAGAAGAAAGTGGTTTCTATAATAGGACCACAATCCTCTGGCATTGCTCATGTTATATCTCATGCTGTCAATGAACTCCATGTACCTTTGCTCACATTTGCAGCCACAGACCCTACACTTTCTTCGCTGCAGTATCCTTACTTGATTCGTACTACTCAGAGTGACTACTTCCAGATGAAAGGAATAGCCAATCTAATTAGCAACTATGGTTGGAGAGAAGTCATTGCCATCTTTGTGGATGATGATTATGGTAGAGGTGGAATAACCGCTTTAGATGATGCTCTAGCTACAAAAAGCTCTAAGATCTCCTACAAAGCTGCCTTTCCTCCTCATGCTGATGCTAACATGATCAATGACCTTCTTGTGAAAGTAAATCTCATGGAGTCCAGGATTTATGTTGTGCATGTAAACCCGGAATCAGGTCTCAGAGTATTTTCTTTAGCAAAATCTCTAGGAATGATGGCTAGTGGTTATGTGTGGATAGCTTCAGATTGGCTTGCTTCTGTTCTAGATTCAACTTATCCACCAAATTCAGACACCATGAACCTCATACAAGGGGTTATTGTTCTTCGTCAGCATACCGCAGACTCTGATCTGAAGACAACATTCATGACCAGATGGAGTCAGATGGTTAGGAGTGGGAATGCAAGTTCAAGTTTGAATACTTATTcgttgtatgcttatgattcTGTTTGGTTACTTGCTCATGCAATTGATCAGTTCCTTGAAGATGGAGAGACGGTTTCTTTCTCTGATGATCCTAGATTGCATGATGCAAATGGAAGCTCACTACATTTAACTTCACTCGAGTACTTTGATGGTGGTGAACAACTTCTCACGAAATTGCAACTAACGAACTTCACAGGTGTGACTGGCCAAGTTCAATTTGATCCTGAAGGCAATTTAATCCATCCGGCTTATGAAATACTCAATATCGGAGGGACGGGTTTACGAACACTCGGGTTCTGGTCGAACTATTCTGGTCTTTCAGttgttgctcctgaagttctcTACCGAAAATCACCAAATATTTCCACCAGCAACCAGCGACTCTACAATGCCATTTGGCCAGGTGAGACCACAATTAAGCCGCGAGGGTGGGTATTCCCAAACAATGGAAAACAAATACTGATTGGAGTTCCTTATCGTACAAGTTATAAAGAATTTGTATCAAAAGATAGTAACCCTGACGGTGTAAAAGGCTACTGTATTGATGTCTTTAAAGCTGCAATCAACTTGTTGCCCTACCCAGTTCCTTATTCATTCATTTTGTTCGGAGATGGCATTAAGAATCCTAGCTACAATGATCTCATTGAAAAGGTTTACGAAAAT TACTTTGATGCAGCTGTTGGGGACATATCAATCGTGACAAGCAGGACAAGGATTGTTGACTTTACACAGCCATATATTGAATCTGGCCTCGTCATTGTTGCACCAGTCAAAGAGAGATCATCGAGTCCTTGGTCCTTCCTAAAACCTTTTTCTGTACAGATGTGGTGTGTCACTGGGGCTTTCTTCCTTTTTGTGGGAACTGTAATTTGGATTCTCGAGCATCGTTCAAATACTGAATTTCGTGGATCGCCAAGACAACAACTTGTGACAATATTTTG GTTTAGCTTCTCCACGATGTTCTTTGCTCACA GAGAGAACACTGTTAGTACACTAGGGCGGTTTGTGCTTATCATTTGGTTTTTCGTAGTGTTGATAATAAATTCTAGCTACACAGCAAGCTTAACATCCATCCTCACAGTTCAGCAACTCTCGTCAGGGATTCAAGGTCTTGATAGTTTGATTTCTAGTTCAGATCCTATTGGATACCAGGTAGGGTCGTTTGCAAAAAATTATATGATGCAAGAGCTCAATATTGCTGAATCCCGGTTGGTGTCGTTGAATAACCCTGAAGCCTATGCAAGGGCACTTGAGCTTGGGCCGAAAAATGGAGGTGTTGCTGCTATAGTTGATGAGCTTCCCTACATTGAACTCTTCTTGTCCACCAACTGCAACTACAAGACAGTAGGGCAGGAGTTCACAAAAAGCGGATGGGGCTTT GCCTTTCCAAGAGATTCACAGCTCGCAATTGATTTATCGACAGCAATCTTGACACTGTCAGAAAATGGTGATCTCCAGAGGATTCATGACAAATGGTTACAACGCACCGGATGTAGCTCACTCGATAGTGAAGTTGATGCTGACCGGCTCAGCCTGGGGAGCTTCTGGGGCCTTTTTCTCATTTGTGGTGTTGCATGTTTGGTGGCTCTCATTGTGTTCTTCATGAGAATATTTTGCCAATATAGCAGGTACAGCAGTAGCCAAGATGAGGATGCAATCCTCGAACCGGAACGCAGCTTGAAGCGTCCGAGGCGTTTAACTAGCATCAAGGATCTGATCTCTTTTGTtgataagaaggaagaagaagtcaaGAATGCTATCAAAAGAAAATTGAGTGATAAGCAACGACGAAGTTCAGACATTTCCGATGGACAATCCTTATCGCCAACATAG
- the LOC122010451 gene encoding uncharacterized protein LOC122010451: MQIIPEKIRNLWSEEEIRILVLCSLLLQVILISFSLFRKRSSNKALSLLLWLSYLGADAIAILALGNLLNQQNDAVEANTSGDIMAFWAPFLLLHLGGPDTITSYSLEDNELWLRHLLNLVAEVVVAVAVFLESLPSPHVWKPAIVVFAAGILKYGERTLSLRSASMDHLRESMLSEADPGPNYAKFMQELHSRKDAGVKVEIKIDKEPPPTLPQQEAEEIPMAVVISMGYHFFQIFKRLTVDLMLSFQDRIESQNFFVRLKPEQAFQVVEVELSFLHDILHTKAVHVHNTRGRITRVASLSMAILALLLFYHRSGKHSSTFKGVDVLITYLLLLVAIGLEIIAILLLIFSDWAIVALQMSTSGRLEQPWIAFLKKKIGTPKWGDVIIKLRKGFLSVFPKWLLGDTERWWSNKMRQHNLLNVCIRDYNRTNLDRMLELIKLKGVRNQLWYVRSIQVEDVIKRNIFGQLKTKAQSTDGLAENYKRLRACRGEWVLREKGYTTVKWSIEKEFDESILIWHIATHLCYQSFKRAADNTEDPNKQVSGVKIIEIGRKLRSWMKSIGTILTQRVKTILRRSQDHSTNEVGDEEEESGDVEDVENEAGSSEPSAVGEIIKIEDYVKISREISDYLIYLVVYQPKLLPAGIGTIRFLDTCAEAKKFFSDKETEMREELRNEKSIEDEKKSFLLGFLFFLVSTVKKSFFRILGFLFIRPIGTKRVLALKKIAETIREGWTAITKMTLPKMIHQFFCFCIEVAKEMRPKNKLATQEKMEELGCEKLMEVRTTVNPIDVKGDRSKSVLFDAVKLARQIMKNFKNENEEEEEEQKNKKEEEEEEEEEGGENKKEKKRWEVISSVWMEMLCYAAGNCASDAHAKQLSQGGELLTHVWLLMTHMGIGEQYRIEAGHARAKLLVGS; encoded by the coding sequence atgcAGATCATTCCGGAGAAAATTCGCAATCTATGGAGCGAGGAAGAAATCCGCATCCTCGTCCTCTGTAGCCTCCTCCTCCAGGTCATCCTCATCTCCTTCTCCCTCTTCCGCAAGCGCAGCTCCAACAAGGCCCTCAGCCTCCTGCTCTGGCTCTCCTACCTTGGCGCCGACGCCATCGCCATTTTGGCCCTTGGCAACCTCCTCAACCAGCAGAACGACGCGGTGGAGGCCAACACCAGCGGCGACATCATGGCCTTCTGGGCCCCTTTCCTCCTCCTCCATCTCGGTGGCCCCGACACCATCACCTCCTACTCGCTCGAGGACAACGAGCTCTGGCTCCGTCACCTCCTCAACCTCGTCGCCGAGGTCGTCGTAGCCGTCGCCGTCTTCCTCGAATCCCTCCCAAGCCCCCATGTTTGGAAGCCCGCCATCGTCGTCTTCGCCGCCGGCATCCTCAAGTACGGCGAGCGCACGTTGTCTCTCCGCTCCGCCTCCATGGACCACCTCCGTGAGTCGATGCTCAGCGAGGCTGACCCTGGCCCCAACTACGCTAAGTTCATGCAGGAGCTCCACTCCCGCAAGGACGCCGGCGTCAAGGTGGAGATCAAGATTGACAAGGAGCCCCCACCCACGCTCCCGCAGCAGGAGGCAGAAGAGATTCCTATGGCGGTGGTCATCTCCATGGGTTACCACTTCTTCCAGATCTTCAAGCGCCTCACAGTCGACCTCATGCTCAGCTTCCAGGACCGCATCGAAAGCCAGAACTTCTTCGTCCGGTTAAAGCCGGAGCAGGCGTTCCAGGTGGTGGAAGTGGAGCTCTCCTTCCTCCACGACATCCTCCACACCAAGGCAGTCCATGTCCACAACACCAGAGGCCGCATCACTCGCGTCGCCTCCCTCTCCATGGCCATCCTCGCGCTCCTCCTCTTCTACCACCGCAGCGGCAAGCACTCTAGCACCTTCAAAGGCGTCGACGTCCTCATCACTTATTTGCTCCTACTCGTCGCGATCGGGCTCGAGATCATCGCAATTTTGTTGCTCATCTTCTCCGACTGGGCGATCGTCGCGCTGCAGATGAGCACCAGCGGCCGGCTCGAGCAGCCCTGGATTGCATTCCTCAAGAAAAAGATTGGGACGCCCAAATGGGGTGACGTCATCATCAAGCTCCGAAAAGGATTCCTCAGCGTCTTCCCTAAGTGGTTGCTGGGAGACACCGAGCGGTGGTGGTCGAACAAGATGCGGCAGCACAACCTTCTCAATGTCTGCATCAGGGACTACAATCGCACCAATCTTGACCGGATGCTGGAGTTGATAAAATTGAAGGGTGTGAGGAATCAGTTGTGGTACGTGAGGTCCATCCAGGTGGAAGACGTAATAAAAAGGAACATCTTCGGCCAGTTGAAGACGAAGGCCCAAAGCACCGATGGGCTCGCTGAAAACTACAAGCGCCTTCGAGCGTGCAGGGGCGAATGGGTACTCCGGGAGAAAGGATACACTACGGTCAAATGGAGCATCGAGAAGGAGTTCGACGAGAGTATCCTGATATGGCACATCGCCACGCATCTCTGCTACCAAAGTTTCAAACGAGCGGCCGATAACACCGAAGACCCTAATAAGCAAGTTTCTGGagtaaaaattattgaaattggAAGAAAATTGAGATCATGGATGAAGAGTATAGGAACAATATTGACGCAAAGGGTAAAGACGATTCTGAGAAGAAGCCAAGACCACTCGACAAATGAAGTAGGAGACGAGGAGGAGGAATCAGGGGATGTGGAGGATGTTGAAAATGAAGCAGGGTCTTCTGAGCCATCCGCCGTCGGCGAGATAATTAAGATAGAAGATTACGTCAAAATAAGCAGGGAGATATCCGATTACTTGATATACCTCGTGGTGTATCAGCCGAAGCTGCTGCCTGCCGGCATCGGGACGATTAGATTCCTAGACACCTGTGCCGAGGCCAAGAAATTCTTCTCCGACAAGGAGACCGAGATGAGGGAGGAATTACGGAATGAAAAATCTATAGAGGATGAGAAGAAATCATTTCTTTTGgggttcctcttcttccttgtttCAACAGTCAAAAAGTCCTTTTTTAGGATTTTGGGGTTCCTCTTCATCCGGCCGATTGGAACCAAGAGAGTGCTTGCCTTGAAGAAGATCGCAGAGACGATCCGGGAGGGGTGGACTGCGATCACGAAAATGACGTTGCCGAAGATGATCCACCAGTTCTTCTGCTTTTGCATCGAGGTGGCGAAGGAGATGCGACCAAAGAACAAACTGGCGACGCAGGAGAAGATGGAGGAGCTCGGGTGCGAGAAGCTGATGGAGGTGAGGACGACGGTAAATCCCATTGACGTGAAGGGTGACCGAAGCAAGTCGGTGTTGTTCGACGCGGTGAAGTTGGCAAGGCAGATAATGAAGAACTTCAAGAACGagaatgaggaggaggaggaggagcaaaagaataagaaggaggaagaggaggaggaggaggaggaggggggagAGAACAAGAAGGAGAAAAAAAGGTGGGAAGTGATAAGCTCGGTGTGGATGGAGATGTTGTGCTACGCTGCAGGGAACTGCGCGTCAGACGCACACGCCAAACAGCTGAGCCAGGGCGGCGAGCTGCTCACCCACGTATGGTTGCTGATGACGCACATGGGGATCGGGGAGCAGTACCGGATCGAGGCCGGCCATGCCCGAGCTAAGCTACTCGTTGGGTCGTGA